Proteins from a single region of Trichomycterus rosablanca isolate fTriRos1 chromosome 16, fTriRos1.hap1, whole genome shotgun sequence:
- the lrfn4a gene encoding leucine-rich repeat and fibronectin type-III domain-containing protein 4: MPSSGLLCPSSIKDLPLGTKYICPKRDSCLSFPLSLLWLSLLSYLLLGYCPGVFAGETWGMVSICPFHCVCRNLSESLSTLCVNKGLLFVPSNIDRRTVELRLADNYILEVGGADFANMTGLVDLTLSRNTIHNLRPLAFADLESLRSLHLDTNRLTVVGPQDLTGLLNLQHLFINNNQLTDVSADAFDDFLLTLEDLDLSYNNLRRVPWEAIQNMASLSTLNLDHNLIDQIAEGSFSELYKLARLDMTSNRLQTLPPDPLFSRSQIGVVSPTPYNTIISLNFGGNPLHCNCELLWLRRLIREDDMETCATPAHLAGRYFWSIPEEEFICEPPLITRNTNKLWVLEGQRATLKCRAHGDPEPVIHWVSPDDRIVANTSRIRSYYNGTLDFLVTRARDDGAYTCIAINAAGESTTQVDLKIIPLPHKGNGTVSFINARDPGASDISSGRGGSVGGIVTVKNVTGGDGKDENGGSHTGTEKVVGVLDVTSNSAQVHWYKGRTSLPYLVWMYQIQYNSTADDALVYRILPSTSNSFMLKNLVSGADYNLCVLAIFDDGISALANTKVLGCTQFSTKEDYPECRSLQAHFLGGTLTVMIGGVVVVTLLVFTVAMMMRHRVCVDCRDYANQSGEFLPGKGVDVYAQTNGNNSVMMVALPNRLQAQQPRPVHTKAKNKEQKKNPGPGSSRGGDIDPTRKKQAQSFTPESEGVTYYYSPAKAALTLPQPLKQDCKLKLRRSVDKGSVQGFRHSIASVATTQAGKSEGEGSSDLDCEGRQVLGAKRSCSFDAGEITTTTCYSYAKRLSFIWTRRSQSLHSMLVQCASNTSTSSTASEQYSHVLMHGYLQTHASNNSSNSNSNSNCSMAANPGDLEESVV, from the exons ATGCCAAGCTCTGGACTGTTGTGCCCATCTAGCATAAAGGATCTACCACTAGGCACAAAATACATTTGCCCCAAAAGAGATTCCTGCCTTTCATTCCCTTTGTCTTTGTTATGGTTAAGCCTATTGAGCTATTTGCTGCTTGGATACTGTCCAGGTGTATTCGCTGGAGAGACATGGGGCATGGTTTCTATTTGCCCCTTCCATTGTGTATGCCGGAACCTATCAGAGTCTCTAAGCACACTCTGTGTGAACAAAGGACTGCTCTTCGTCCCATCCAATATTGACCGCCGTACTGTGGAGCTCCGCCTTGCTGACAACTACATCCTGGAAGTGGGTGGTGCTGACTTTGCCAACATGACTGGATTAGTGGATCTGACACTTTCCAGGAACACGATACATAACCTGCGTCCATTGGCCTTTGCCGATTTGGAAAGTCTGCGATCACTGCACCTGGACACTAACCGGTTGACAGTAGTGGGACCTCAGGACTTAACAGGACTTCTCAACCTTCAGCATCTCTTTATCAACAACAACCAGCTTACAGATGTCTCAGCTGATGCCTTCGATGACTTCCTGCTAACGCTAGAAGACCTGGACCTGTCCTACAACAACCTTCGCAGAGTCCCCTGGGAAGCAATTCAGAACATGGCCAGCTTAAGCACACTCAATTTGGATCATAACCTTATAGACCAGATTGCAGAGGGATCTTTCAGTGAGTTGTACAAGCTTGCTAGGCTGGATATGACCTCCAACAGGTTACAGACACTTCCTCCTGACCCCCTGTTCTCCCGCTCACAGATTGGGGTCGTTAGCCCAACGCCTTACAACACCATCATCAGCTTAAATTTTGGTGGGAATCCTCTTCATTGCAATTGCGAGTTGTTGTGGCTGCGAAGGCTGATTCGTGAGGATGACATGGAGACCTGTGCCACACCTGCACACCTTGCTGGACGATACTTTTGGTCCATCCCAGAGGAGGAGTTTATATGCGAGCCTCCACTCATCACCCGAAACACCAACAAGCTGTGGGTCCTGGAAGGGCAGAGGGCCACCCTGAAGTGCCGTGCTCATGGTGACCCAGAGCCAGTCATCCACTGGGTCTCCCCAGATGATCGAATCGTGGCCAACACCAGCCGAATACGCTCGTATTACAACGGAACTCTGGATTTTCTGGTAACACGTGCTAGAGATGATGGAGCTTACACATGCATTGCTATAAATGCGGCTGGAGAGTCAACCACCCAGGTGGACCTAAAGATTATCCCACTGCCCCACAAGGGAAATGGAACAGTATCATTTATTAATGCTAGAGATCCTGGTGCTTCTGACATCAGTAGTGGAAGAGGAGGGTCTGTGGGAGGGATAGTAACAGTAAAGAATGTGACTGGAGGTGACGGGAAGGATGAAAATGGTGGTAGTCACACTGGAACTGAGAAAGTGGTGGGAGTTCTGGATGTGACTTCAAACTCTGCTCAGGTGCACTGGTATAAAGGAAGAACTTCATTGCCGTACTTGGTGTGGATGTACCAGATTCAGtacaatagcacagctgatgaTGCCCTCGTGTACAG AATTCTGCCGTCTACGAGTAACAGTTTCATGCTGAAAAACCTGGTCTCAGGTGCAGACTACAATCTGTGTGTGTTGGCCATTTTTGATGATGGAATCTCAGCCCTGGCCAACACAAAAGTATTAGGTTGCACCCAGTTCAGCACTAAAGAGGATTATCCAGAATGTCGATCACTGCAGGCGCACTTCCTAGGTGGCACGTTAACTGTGATGATAGGCGGGGTGGTCGTGGTAACGTTGCTGGTCTTCACGGTGGCTATGATGATGCGACACAGAGTCTGTGTCGACTGTCGTGACTACGCCAACCAGTCGGGTGAGTTTCTTCCAGGGAAAGGGGTGGATGTTTATGCCCAAACTAACGGAAATAACAGTGTCATGATGGTGGCTTTACCAAACCGCTTACAAGCCCAGCAACCAAGACCAGTACATACAAAAGCCaaaaataaagagcaaaaaaaaaatccagggcCCGGCAGCAGTCGGGGTGGAGATATTGACCCAACAAGGAAGAAACAAGCACAGTCATTTACACCAGAAAGTGAAGGAGTAACATACTACTACTCCCCTGCCAAAGCTGCACTCACCCTGCCCCAACCACTGAAGCAGGACTGCAAGCTGAAGCTGCGAAGGTCTGTGGACAAAGGTAGCGTTCAAGGATTTAGGCACTCCATAGCCTCAGTGGCAACTACTCAGGcaggaaaaagtgaaggggagGGAAGCTCAGACCTAGATTGTGAAGGAAGGCAAGTGCTGGGAGCTAAGCGCAGCTGCTCTTTTGACGCGGGCGAGATCACCACAACAACGTGCTACAGCTACGCCAAGCGACTGAGCTTCATCTGGACCCGCCGCAGCCAGTCTCTTCATAGCATGCTAGTGCAGTGCGCGTCCAACACCAGCACGTCCAGCACAGCCAGCGAGCAATACAGTCATGTATTAATGCACGGGTATTTGCAAACCCACGCCTCCAACAACTCCTCAAACTCCAATTCTAACTCAAACTGTAGCATGGCTGCAAATCCTGGAGACCTGGAGGAGAGTGTGGTCTAG